In the genome of Ovis canadensis isolate MfBH-ARS-UI-01 breed Bighorn chromosome 21, ARS-UI_OviCan_v2, whole genome shotgun sequence, the window AAAGCAGCCAGAGCTGGACTCAGGGTCCCCCCAAGGTCAGCGAGATCCAGACCTGAATATTCCCCAAAGTCAGCCGGAATCGAGTCCTGAATCCCACCTACTTCAGACAAAGCCAAGTGAGAAGTCACCAAAGTTCTCCCAGAACCAAGGAGAAGCGGACTCGGAGTTGCCCAAGAGTAAGGAGGAGTCGACCCCGGGGTGCCCTCGACATCAGTTGCAGCGGGACGCAGGTTCACTAGAGCCTTTCCCCGGTCAGAAAGCACCGGGTCCCGAGCCCTCGAAGCCACTACAGGAGCTGACACCGCGGTCGCCCGGCTCCCCACGGGATCAGCATGAGCCGAGCAAGCCACCTGCAGCTGGGGAGCCGGCGAGAGAAGGCCCCGCGCCAAAGAAGCGAGAAGGTTCTTCGGCGCAAGCCCCAGCGTCCAAGAAGCCGAAGGAGGAGGTTCCTGTAATCCCGAAGGGGAAGCCCAAGTCTGGGCGGGTGTGGAAGGACCGCTCAAAGAAGAGGTGAAGTGGGGGACAACAGGGCAGCATTGGGGTTTTGTGTGGTGCTGGGGCCTGGGTGCAGTCTGGAGATAGGCCATGGGTTAAACAGAGCTCACATCAGTGGGAAGTCACACAAACATGTCATTATAACCCGAATGTGGTAAAATGCACTGAGATCTCAGGCAGGGGTGTCTTCAAAGGACCCCTGGATAGCACTCTCCTGTCTGTTCATTCAACACAATTTTATCTTTGTCTCCGCCTTCTCTAATAATGGGGCAGAAGCAAGTATACCAGCAAGGGAGGTCTTCATGGACCAACATCCATTACAGTTATTTACCTTTTTAATAAAGGCGTTAATAAGCACCTAGTATAAAGGATGCTACTAAGCATTCTAGTACCTATTGTTCAGGGGAAGGGCCTTTCAAACAGGGACCAGCATGCATCTTGGCATTTAATCTACCCATCAGCTCTCTGAAAACAGCAGGCATTAggattatcctcattttacatgtGAGGACCTCTTGGCTCAGGGAGGCTAAATGAGTGGTAGAGGCAGGACCTGAACACAGATATGACTCTGAAGGCTGCATGAAAGCCTTTTACTTACGCCCTATAGATCCACCTTGCACTGGATTGcaaccttctttttttcttttaattttttattggagtatagttgattaacaatgttgtgttactttcaggtgtacagcaacgtgattcagttatacatatacctgtatccattctttttcaaattctttccccatttaggttgtgacatagtattgagcagagttccctgtgctatatagtaggtccttggggctatccattttaaatacagcagtgtgtgcatgtcaatcCCAACCCCCCTAACTTCCCTACATATCCTTTCTGAAGGGTATGCATGAGGTCATGTCTTTCTATACTGCAGGCAGTGAGTGCTCAGTTAAATGCTTGTTGAGTGAAGGAACAAAGAGGCTCAGCTGATTAAGGAAGTGTTTAGGCTGCCAGTAAGGAGAggtcctgggaaatcccatggacagaggagcctggcaggctacagtccatggagtcacaaaagagtcagacaagacttagcaactaaacaacaataaaaccacCTGGCAGGCAGGAACTTGTGACAGTGAGGGACCACGGGGAAGGCAGTGATTTTAAGGAAGAAGCAGAAATGTACTAAGAATTGACTGTATATCATGCTTTGTGTGCTAGGCCTTTTGTAGATGTCATATTGCTGAATCCCCTGAAGCCCAAGGCAGTGGGAATTATTCCCCTCCCCCATTAAGTGGAGAAGAATCTAAAACAGGGAGTAATTTCCTACAAGTCACCAATCAGAGACTTTGGACTGTTGGACTTGGAGAAGTAGGTGGTGGCACTGCCCTTCCACATCGATGCCAGCAGGTCCCAGAGGATCCTGAGGCCACTGATGGCCAGGCAGGACCAGATGAAGAGGGAAGAGGGTGATGAGCAAGTTGAATGTGGGAGCCTGGTACTTGGTAGGTAGAGGGGGGAGATGAGCTCGCTGAGCAAGAGGGGGCTGCCTGCACCCACGAACAGGCTCAGCAGAGGATACCAAGAAGCGAGAGAGACAGGGTATTTTGTCCCAGCTCACAGCATGAAACCCTTCCTGACTTCCTGTTGTTTGCCTGGAGACGTGCTCCAGacttctccctctcctccaccATCACTGAGCATCTCTCACGCTGACCTTGCCTCCGTGTGCCCCTGTGGGTGATGCTTCCTCCCagctcaggacctttgcacatacTGTTCTTCTATTGAAAGGCTGTCTCCCTGGCCAATCCCTGCTCATCTCTCAGGGCTCAGCTTAAACATCGCTCCCTGGGAAAAGCCCTCTTTTTCCAACCCAACAAGGGTCAGGTCCTCAAGCTGTGTGTTGTCATTGTACCTTATACTTCTCTTTTGTTAACACCCCCACTTGCACAAATGCTTGTTTAGTTGTGTGATTCTTGTGGGCTGCCAGCTTCCCCTCTAGACCAGAGGCTTCAGGAAAGCGGGGATTTACCTTTAATGGCTGGATTCCCCCAGAGCCCAGCACATGCTAGACACTGAGTTGAACAAGtagatgaatgaaaacaaaaggcAGTGCATTCATTTAACCACTTTTCATTGCATCAAGCTAGGGTCTGGGGGTAAGCGTGGCTGTAAACAAAACATTCTGGTGGTGAGAAATGGGTAACCAACCCATAGTATATCAGTAACAAGTAAAAGAGCAGAGAGTGTGGGCCGTTGTCACAGTGATCGGAGATAACTTCACTGCCCCGGGGATGTGAGCAGAGGCTTGAATGAACATATCGGAAAAGAGTATCCAAGCAAGGGGAACAGGAAGTCCAGAGGCAAGCTTGTGCTCCCCTGTTTGAGAAACAGTCCAGAGGCTTCATCAGTGGGCACTGGGGGGCACCGTAGGAGGAGAGTGGTCAGAGGGGTCACCGGGCCAGGTCGCGTGGGTCCTTGTAGGGACCCAAGTGCACAACGGAGCCATGGGGAGTATTGAGCAAAAGAGTAATTCAATCTGACCTCTGGGAGGACCGGTGTGGCCTGTAGAGGACAGACTGTTCCGAGGGCTGGGGCGAGAGCAGGGAGACCAGTAAGGAAGCTGCTGTGGTAGAATTAAAGCACCTTCAGAAGCTGCACCAGGCCTGTGGATAAGGGCCAGAAGAGTGGAATGGGTGTTTGGAATCTTTGAGGAAGCAGCTCTGGCGGTTGGTGAGTGAGCTCTAAGATCAGAAGGtagggggtagggtggggaggccAGCACCTACTACAGCTGTGGGGGGGTTTGAGGGAGGCAGCCAAGGCTGGGAAGGCCCACCTCCCGTATCCAGGCCCAATGCCCCCTTCTGCCCAGTCTTCCCTGAGTGAGCCAGCTCCCATCTCTAAAGGATGGATTCActgggcacctactatgtgcaaagCACTGGGCTAAGTGCTTCTCGGGCTGAGAGCCACTAACCCTCCCACCACCCTTTGCAATGGCAATGGCCCTCGTCTCCAGGTAACACAGACTCAGAGAGGCTGCCTAGCCGACTGTCACACAGGTAGTAAGTGGTGGATCCCCACCTGGCTTCCTTCAATCTTCAGGTAAACGCAGTGCTCTGAGACTGCACTGCCTCGGTGTCTTATCCATCAGTCACCTGTGgctgtttaaatttaaatagcttaCAATTCAAGTTCAAAATTCAGTTTCCTGGTCATCAGCCACCTTTCAAATGCTCAGCAGCCCGTGTGACTCGCCGCTCCCTGATTGGCCAGTGTAGATAAAGGGCGTCTCCACCGCTGCCCCAGGGGGGATGCAGCACAAGTCCTGCCTGAGGCTCCGTGTGTCCAGCTCCCCTCTGTCTTGTCCCTTTCGGGGCCTCGTGCCCCAGTCTGAGATGCCCGGATGTAAGGGCAGGGAGGGAGTCCATGCAGCAGGCCCTTGGGGAGGGCGACAGGGAGCAGtcgggggtgggctggggtggggcaggcagaACTGGGGAGGGGGGTAGCAGGCTGAGGATGGACAGGCCTGGGGTCAGGCTCCAGGCTGTATGTGCCAGACTCCTAGGGAGCAGGCGGGGGGAGAGACGAACTGGAAGAGCAGTACTGAGCCTTCCccgggggtgggagtggggcctCTGCGCGGTGCCCACTGCAGCCTTCAGAGCCCTGCTTACTGTGACCATGTGGGCTGTGATACAGTGGATGTGGATAAGCAGGAGCTCTGGAAAGTCAAGAAACTATTGAGGGAGGTGGAAAGGCCACTACGAAAGGATCTGTTGAGAAGGAAAGAAGGCCCGTGGGACACCCGCACCCAAGGTTTCAAATCGttcaggaaaaaaggaaagggaggggCGTGGTTGCAGAAACCCCCAGGCCCGCATCACCAGGCAAGGCAGCCCTCAGCATTTGCCTGGGCTTGTTCCTCATTCCTTCTTGCTCCTCaaagtgtttttcctttttcctggaaGATTTTACAGTGTATCCTACATAGGTCGTCCAACCCCTAGATCCTGGTGGTGTTCTTACAGAGGTGATCTCGCTCCTCCTGTGACCTTGTCACTGTCACTCTAGAATATCCAGACTTCCCTGATGTTGCCTAGCTGCCACTCCGTGTTCACATTGCCCCTGCTGGGAAGAGAGACTCTGAATCACTGCAGGGGACCGTGACCATTCACATGTTCTGAGATGAAACGGGCACCCCAGTAGGGAGTGAACCCTGCTCCAGAGGCGTCcacacccaggccccctgcacttgGGCAGAGCAGTAGAGCTTGGTAGCAGAGGCCGTTTGGCCTGGACCTTTGATCACAGACTGCTCCTCAGGAGCAGGATGACCCAGAGCAATtatttagcctctctgagccttggtcaGCACCTCTGCAAAGTGGAGAGAATGAGAGTACCCGCCTTAGGCACATAACCAGGGCTTCAGAAATGGCCTTGGGTGTGATTGGGAGCCCTTTCCTGCCCCAGGCCTGGACAGTCAACTGCCTGGGAAGCTGGCAGGTGGGGAGGTGATTCTGACTGCGTTCTGGGGAAGAAGGCCCAGAGCcgagaggagggaggaaagcaGGCATCGCAGTGGCTCCTTGAACACCCGCTCCCCCCATCCAGGTTTTCCCAGATGGTTCAGGACAAGCCCCTGCGCACATCCTGGCAGCGGAAGATGAAGGACCGGCAGGAGAGGAAGCTGGCCAAGGACTTCGCCCGGcacctggaggaggagaaggagcggCGCCGGCAGGTGAGGGGTGGGCTGGGCGGGGGGCTGAGCGGGTGTTGGCCGTAACAGGGGCAGTTGGGGAGAGGAGCTGTCCTCTAACCCAGAGACCTTGGGAAGACAGGGAGCTGGACCAGAAGCAGAAGCGCAGTCCAGGACCCCAGGgtagggaagcccagtggaacATCACATTTAGCCAGGAGGCTTATGTGAGCCCCAGGGATGGGAGGAGGCTGAGGATGAAGACCCCTGGTTCCTCACTGGTGATCAGAGCATTCAGTGAGATGGGCTCAGGGGTCCGTGCCCTGGACCTgctctgatgggaagagctgacgaATCGGGGGCTTTATCCTGAGTGTTGTTGCCAGTGTCCTCTGAGACACAGCTCCCATACAGCAGAGAGGGCTGCCTGCAGAATCCTCCAGTCCTCCCTGACACTCAACCCAAGGCCACAAATGTCCCTTAGAGGTTCATGCCCAACCTCTTTAGTCTCCAGGAAGCACCAGCAGGCAGCATCCAGAGAGAGGGAGGTGCTGGTGTTGGTTCACCAGGAGCAGAGAGATCAGTGGGACCTTACTCACCTGGGGGTCCCAGGGgcccccaaagagtcagacacctcaCCCCCAGCTTGTGGTCCCTGCCCACCCTCAAGGGAAGAGGTgggccagtcactcagtcatctgtCCCCCATCTTGAGTCGCCCCAGCTCAGCTCCTGTGGCAGAGACCTTGCAGATGGTGTGGCTGCCGCTGTGTTCTGGGGCCTTATCTCACTTCCTGTGCAGCCCTGGCTCCCTCTTGGGCAAGACAGAACCTTCTTGTCACCATCCTCTTCAGGGgtgcccctgcccagcccccagcccagacCTTCCCCAGGCTCTGGGGAGCTCAAGTGtcacttctcctttctccccACGGGCCCAGGCTACCGCTTCTACCTTGAGTTGCCGAAGCCTAAAGAGGCCCCTGACTACACACAGCCTCGAGGCTGCCATCCCTGCCCCGGGCCCACCAGGGACAGTAGTCAGCGTAGCCATTCCGGAGGAAGACGCCACCTAGATTCACCTTCTGAGTGTCCCCCGTGGGCCGGTACAGATCCAGGCCCTGTGTGTGTATTCGTTCATTTAGTCCGCAAAGCAATCTCATGTAATCACATCTTCACTTTAAAGATAGGCGGTAGAGGCCCAGAGCTTAAATCACTTGGCCAAAGTCACCCATTTAGGAAGTAGCAGCGTCAGGATTCAGACTGACCCAGATCGCTCTGAGGTCTCTTCTCTGTAGCCTTCACCCTTCCTAGCCCTGCACTGGGGAGACCCTTGGGAAGCCAGCCTCACCCTTGCCCTTGCGTTCTGGGGGCTCGTGGACTTTAAGGAGGAGGGGGACACTGAGAGGATGGAAATGATGGGAAGGGCCAGTGATCCTTTCTCCCAGGGCGGCAGTTGATGAGGGGCATAGTGCAAAGGACCGCTGTCCACGTGAGCCTGAGTTTCCAGGTGGGGTACTACCCATGTCTTACGCCCGATCGGGTGCCCACCTTCTCAGGCGGAGTCAGGAACTTCCTGCTACAGCAGGCCTCTGGGTGGTGGTCCCACGGGCACAGGGATAGTTTCCTCGCTGGCTCTCCACCCCCACAGCACCAGGAGCAACCGGGAGCTGGGATAAGTGGCCCTTTGGCCCTCCTCCCTGGGAATTCTCTCAGCTCTCACTGCCTGGGAGACCGGGGCTGTCTCAGCACCCAGACTCATACATATTTCCTTCCCCTTTGTGTCCAGGAGAAGAAGGAACGCCGTGCTGAGAACCTGAGACGCCGCCTAGAGAACGAGCGGAAGGCGGAGATCGTCCAAGTGGTGAGTGTCACCCTGTCTGGGGGATAGGCTGGATGTCGGGTTCCAGACACCCTGGCGCCACTTCCTCATGGCCCCCCGCTTATGCCACAATCCCAGGCCCCCGCGGTGACCTCCCTTTCCTTGGGGAATGAGGTGGAAAGCCTGGCCACACTGATGCCCTCCCCTCAACCATCCCCAGATCCGAAACCCCGCCAAGCTCAAGCGGGCGAAGAAGAAGCAGCTGCGATCCATCGAGAAGCGGGACACACTGGCCCAGCTGCAGAAGCAGCCGCCACAGCGGCCGGCCACCAAGGTCTGAGCTCAGGACGGCCGAGGCCTTTGGTGGCCAACCACCGTGTCGCACACGGCAGCCCCCGGGCCACTGGCCACATGACTCTGTTGACCCGGCACTCTGGCTCTGTGGCTCCCAAACAGGGGCTCCACCGGAGCCGGGGCTCTGAGCCTTCAAGGGCCATCGGGCAAGTCTCTGTGGAGCGGACGGAGCCTGGAACCTCCATCCTGGAACAGAGACTGGAAGACAGAAAAGGGtcagccctctcctcccccacttcCGACCACTGCCCTCTTCTTTCCAAGTGCCTTCAAACTGAGAAGAGTAATTTCTGCTTCCTCAGGGAGCTGAAGACTGGAGGGTGACTTCCCAAAATGTGTGGGCTCTGTCTCAGGGTCTTGGGTCCAACCCAGGCCAGGAGACCGGAAGTCAGGAATCTAGCTCCTCCCTGAACCTTTCCAAAGGTTGTTTTGGATCCCTCTGCAGCCCACTGACCCTGTCACCCAGCAGACTAAACCGAACTCTACCACGCTTTGCAACACTTAAAGTTAAAATGGGGTGGGGAAGGTGTTTTTCAGGGGGGGCAGTGTCTCTCTATCTCCCCCTTTCCTGTCCCAGACTCTGCAGAAGCCCCCAGAAATCTGATTAATTCATGCCATCCAGTCTCCagcaaaaaatctttattgaacgCCTGCTGGGTACCAGCACAGGTGGCAGGGAATATAGACAAAAGCCCTTGTCCTCAAGGAGCTTTCATTCTGATGGATAAAACATAATAAACAACTAAAGTGTATCGTGTGTCAGATGGCGCCAAGTGCTGAGTGAAGCAAGGGAGCAGGGCTGAGGGAACATGGGTGAGGCATCAGGATGGGATGTCTGTTCAGTCAGCTGTCCATCAACTGTTCGTTTGCCTAGTAtgggaataaatgaataaacactgGGAGCCCTGAACCATGTCCCAGAAGTTTCTGACCCGGCTCTTCCATGGGTATTCCATCAGCCAGACGTGTACTGCACCAAATGCACCAGGCCTGGGATGCTGAGCCAAACAGACAGGATAGTGGAGGTGCTGCGGTAAGTTACCCCTCGCACCTGCCAACTGAGGGTCAGAGCTGCAGCCCCTGTGAGGTGAGGAGGAGAGGGACGCACAGATCTGGGGGTTACCAGCATTCCCCAGAGGGCATCCCACCGAACTGAAGGCCGACACATCAGGTGAGCTCAGAAAAAGGACTGTGATCTTGGAGGTTGCCAGGCACATTCAAACACTATAGACCTCAGTACAGATACTCACTGTACTTTAACTAGGCCAGATTTCCCGAACATTTGACCATAGCACCCCTTGCTTTGCCATTTTGGGCAGTGCTGGGGCAGATGGAGGCTCCCATGCAGCTTACTATCTTAAGGATCTTGggtatggggtgggggggggtaggGGGCCTCTTTCACATACTAATAGTAATCAAACAGGTAAATGCCAATGGTTAGTATGCAGATCCTCTATGTTGGGCAGGGTATTTAACTGTCCTCCACTGCAGTTTGCACATGGTATCAATAAAAAGTGGGGCTAATAGAACTTGACCCTCTTCCCCAGACTGAGATAAAGCCTATATAGGTCAGTAAGTGACACCTAAACGACCACAGTGAAAAGGTTAGCCCCGAACAGCGCTTCCCAAAcctttcctcactttctgctCCAAAACTACATGACTGGTTTAATGTAAAGCTCGACCTCACCTATCACCTGCTAAAATAGCTCCAGGGAGATGCGTCCTGTGTATCCACTACCCTAGCTTGAGACGTCTTAGGGTTTTAGCCTCGCATTACTCTTGGGAACTTGGAAACAAGGAATTTCagtcccgcccccctccccagccccgcgGCGCCCTTGGCCGGGCCAGCTCAATCAGACAGAATCCCTGGATAACTCCTGCGCAATAATGTTTGAGAATCGCTGCTTTAACTCACTTCTTTTCTGAAAAGAATTCACTGAGTCACACGGGGGGCTTTAACATGCAGATAGATTTCTTAGCCTCCCTTAGACTAAGAGCCAGGATATCTACGTTTGGACATCCTGGCCCTGGGGAAGCTACTACGCGCGATCGttcccagcccctgcctccctggGGAGAATGGAATGGTTCTGAGCCGGGCGATTCGGGTCCGCGCCTCCTACCCCGAGGTGGTGCTCAGCGCCGGGTTCAGGGGGCCCCGCTCGTCCTGAGACAGGGTGCGGTCCCTTTGCGGGGGAGCCGCGCGGTCGCCCCGCAGCCAGTCGAGCAGGCGCGCGGGCCAGAGCGCAGGCAGGAGGTGGCCGCTGCTATCGGAGATGGAGGAAGCCGAGGCGTTGGTGGAGGAGGCGCGGCGGCGCCGGCGATTACTGCCCCCGGCGGTCAGGTCGCTGTCGTCCACCAGCACACTCTCCAGCACGCTCCGCAGCGAGCGCCGCAGCTTGCGCAGCACGTCGGGGCAGGTGAACACGTAGAGCAGCGGGTTGATCACGCTGTTGATGAAGGCCAGGCTGGTGACGAAGGGCAGCCCGCGCCACACGAGCGGCCGCAGCGACGGGTTCGCGTGCGCCCGCGCCTCCATCACGCTGAACACGTGGTAGGGGCCCCAGCAGAGCGCAAAGGCCGCCACCACGGCCGCCACCAAGCGCACGAAGCGGCTGGACCGCCGGCGGCCGCGGTGGCGCAACTGCGCGCTCACAGCCAAGTGGCTCGAGGCGATGATGGCCAGCGGCACGGCGAAGGCCAGCAGGAACTTGCTGACGGCCAGGGCCGTCTGGCGCGAGTCGCACGTGGCGTTGCGGTCCGGCCCAGGGCTCAGAAGCAGCACGTTGTAGTAGCACATGACGCGCCCGTCCAGCCGCTGGATGGTGTCCCGGAACACGAAGTAGGGCACGGT includes:
- the CCDC86 gene encoding coiled-coil domain-containing protein 86; this encodes MDTPLRRSRRLEGLKPESPENPTSVLRVRRALVEFESNPEETEEPRSRPGLGSPSSQPETSPGSPSLRKGPALGSPRKQPELDSGSPQGQRDPDLNIPQSQPESSPESHLLQTKPSEKSPKFSQNQGEADSELPKSKEESTPGCPRHQLQRDAGSLEPFPGQKAPGPEPSKPLQELTPRSPGSPRDQHEPSKPPAAGEPAREGPAPKKREGSSAQAPASKKPKEEVPVIPKGKPKSGRVWKDRSKKRFSQMVQDKPLRTSWQRKMKDRQERKLAKDFARHLEEEKERRRQEKKERRAENLRRRLENERKAEIVQVIRNPAKLKRAKKKQLRSIEKRDTLAQLQKQPPQRPATKV
- the PTGDR2 gene encoding prostaglandin D2 receptor 2 isoform X2, with product MLANVTTKPLCPLLEQMSRLQSHSNSSIRYMDHASVLLHGLASLLGLVENGLILFVVGCRMRQTVVTTWVLHLALSDLLATASLPFFTYFLAVGHSWKLGTTFCKLHSSIFFLNMFASGFLLSAISLDRCLQVVRPVWAQNHRTVAAAHKVCLALWVLAVINTVPYFVFRDTIQRLDGRVMCYYNVLLLSPGPDRNATCDSRQTALAVSKFLLAFAVPLAIIASSHLAVSAQLRHRGRRRSSRFVRLVAAVVAAFALCWGPYHVFSVMEARAHANPSLRPLVWRGLPFVTSLAFINSVINPLLYVFTCPDVLRKLRRSLRSVLESVLVDDSDLTAGGSNRRRRRASSTNASASSISDSSGHLLPALWPARLLDWLRGDRAAPPQRDRTLSQDERGPLNPALSTTSG
- the PTGDR2 gene encoding prostaglandin D2 receptor 2 isoform X1: MPEPIMLANVTTKPLCPLLEQMSRLQSHSNSSIRYMDHASVLLHGLASLLGLVENGLILFVVGCRMRQTVVTTWVLHLALSDLLATASLPFFTYFLAVGHSWKLGTTFCKLHSSIFFLNMFASGFLLSAISLDRCLQVVRPVWAQNHRTVAAAHKVCLALWVLAVINTVPYFVFRDTIQRLDGRVMCYYNVLLLSPGPDRNATCDSRQTALAVSKFLLAFAVPLAIIASSHLAVSAQLRHRGRRRSSRFVRLVAAVVAAFALCWGPYHVFSVMEARAHANPSLRPLVWRGLPFVTSLAFINSVINPLLYVFTCPDVLRKLRRSLRSVLESVLVDDSDLTAGGSNRRRRRASSTNASASSISDSSGHLLPALWPARLLDWLRGDRAAPPQRDRTLSQDERGPLNPALSTTSG